A portion of the Oxynema aestuarii AP17 genome contains these proteins:
- a CDS encoding ATP synthase subunit I, with product MLSTTDLLWSMAIAIAGGLAFGGFYFGALWWTIGYLRKTRHPYLFLVGSFLIRFSFVGIAFYLLIGDRWERIFPGLLGFIVMRTILVRCLSKPQLISVSKSYR from the coding sequence ATGTTATCTACAACGGATTTACTCTGGAGTATGGCGATCGCGATCGCGGGAGGACTGGCTTTTGGTGGCTTCTATTTTGGGGCGTTGTGGTGGACGATTGGCTATCTGAGAAAAACCCGTCATCCTTATCTGTTTCTCGTCGGTAGTTTTTTGATTCGATTTAGTTTTGTAGGTATTGCTTTTTATCTGCTCATCGGCGATCGCTGGGAACGAATTTTCCCCGGTTTGTTGGGGTTTATCGTGATGCGAACGATTTTAGTTCGTTGTTTGAGTAAACCTCAATTGATTTCAGTTTCTAAAAGTTATCGATAA
- a CDS encoding F0F1 ATP synthase subunit epsilon encodes MEFKILLPTEILIETSVKKIIAEAENGYFTLLPNHIDCVTALVPGILTFFTSLTSDSDKQSIAVDGGILVKCDRQVWLSTRNAVSSKDLNSLRQTVDEEFKRLDEQQKKARCAIARLEATILRQFMALEKGV; translated from the coding sequence ATGGAATTTAAAATATTATTGCCGACGGAAATCTTAATCGAAACTTCAGTTAAAAAAATTATTGCTGAAGCTGAAAACGGCTATTTTACTTTACTTCCCAATCACATCGATTGTGTCACCGCTTTGGTTCCGGGGATTCTAACATTTTTTACTTCTTTGACTTCCGACTCGGACAAACAATCGATCGCCGTTGATGGCGGGATTTTAGTCAAGTGCGATCGCCAGGTCTGGCTGTCAACCCGAAATGCAGTCAGTAGCAAAGATTTAAACAGCTTGCGTCAAACTGTCGATGAGGAGTTCAAACGCCTAGACGAACAACAGAAAAAAGCCCGTTGCGCGATCGCCCGTCTGGAAGCAACAATTTTACGCCAATTTATGGCATTAGAAAAGGGAGTTTAG
- a CDS encoding WD40 repeat domain-containing protein, whose product MFKPTADPIASPATASKPTLKPSGGELCHTLQGHSLAVTAVAATPDGKWVVSTSDDRTIKVWNLETGEALHTLTGHQDWVRTLTVTPDGKRAISGSDDRTLKVWNLETGEALHTLTGHQDWVRAVTVTPDGRHLISGSSDKTIKIWDLDKAKELHTLTGHSGAVRALVVTPDNKRLISASFDSTLKVWDFHKRKLLFTLTGHTDTVRTVGVTPDGKTAFSGAQDGTIKVWDLDKRKLRYSIPAHEGTVRAVVLSRDGRQMISSSDDHTLKLWDLETGNKLFTLTGHHDVVRTVAIVPESDRVISGSADRTLKIWTLKPGTALVLLTRHGDRVMEVACTPDGKRVVSASFDKTLHVSDLETGEKLLTLAGHTKEVQAIAVTPDGKRAISGGRDCKIKIWDLDTGKELATLTGHQAWVRALSVTPDGKYLISGSLDHLVKVWDLATGTELRTLQGHQSSVQAVAVTPDSKYAISTSVDKTVKIWEIETGELFLTLYGHQGTVRPAIATPDGRWVISGSTDQTIKVWELETGKNLFTLTGHQGRVRGLSVSPDGKRLVSASEDRTLKLWDLESRELLASFTGADALWCCEFAADGDTILAGERSGRVHRLKLVHPD is encoded by the coding sequence ATGTTCAAACCGACTGCAGACCCGATCGCGTCTCCCGCCACCGCTTCCAAACCGACCTTAAAACCGTCCGGGGGAGAATTGTGCCACACCCTCCAGGGTCATTCCCTGGCCGTCACTGCCGTAGCGGCGACCCCGGACGGCAAATGGGTCGTGTCCACCTCCGACGATCGCACGATCAAAGTTTGGAACCTGGAAACAGGGGAAGCGCTACATACCCTCACGGGTCATCAAGACTGGGTACGAACCCTGACGGTCACCCCCGACGGCAAACGGGCGATCTCCGGTTCCGACGATCGCACCCTCAAAGTTTGGAATTTGGAAACCGGGGAAGCACTACACACCCTCACGGGTCACCAAGACTGGGTGCGCGCCGTAACCGTCACCCCCGACGGACGGCACTTGATTTCCGGTTCCTCCGACAAAACGATTAAAATCTGGGACCTCGACAAGGCGAAAGAACTGCACACCCTCACCGGACATTCCGGCGCCGTGCGCGCTTTAGTCGTGACGCCAGACAACAAGCGCCTGATTTCCGCCTCCTTCGACAGCACCCTCAAAGTTTGGGATTTCCACAAGCGCAAACTACTGTTTACCCTCACCGGACATACGGACACGGTGCGGACCGTCGGCGTCACCCCCGACGGCAAAACGGCGTTTTCCGGGGCGCAAGACGGCACGATTAAAGTGTGGGATCTCGACAAACGCAAATTGCGCTACAGTATTCCCGCCCACGAAGGCACGGTCAGGGCCGTGGTTTTGAGTCGAGACGGGCGCCAGATGATCTCCAGTTCCGACGACCACACCTTAAAACTGTGGGATCTGGAGACAGGGAACAAGCTATTTACCCTGACCGGACATCACGACGTGGTGCGGACCGTGGCGATCGTCCCCGAGAGCGATCGCGTCATTTCCGGTTCGGCGGATCGCACGTTAAAAATTTGGACGTTGAAACCGGGAACGGCGTTAGTTTTGTTGACCCGTCACGGCGATCGCGTCATGGAAGTCGCCTGTACCCCGGATGGTAAGCGGGTCGTCTCGGCGTCCTTCGATAAAACCTTGCACGTGTCCGACCTCGAAACCGGGGAAAAACTGTTAACCCTCGCCGGACATACGAAAGAAGTACAGGCGATCGCCGTCACCCCGGACGGGAAACGGGCGATTTCCGGCGGACGCGACTGCAAGATCAAAATCTGGGATTTGGACACCGGGAAAGAACTCGCCACCTTAACGGGACATCAAGCTTGGGTACGCGCCCTATCCGTGACCCCGGACGGCAAATACTTGATTTCCGGGTCGTTAGACCACCTGGTCAAAGTCTGGGATTTAGCGACGGGAACTGAGTTGAGGACTCTTCAAGGTCATCAAAGTTCGGTGCAAGCGGTCGCCGTGACCCCAGATAGCAAATATGCGATTTCCACCTCGGTAGATAAAACGGTGAAAATCTGGGAAATCGAGACCGGAGAGTTGTTTTTAACCCTTTACGGTCATCAAGGCACGGTGCGCCCCGCGATCGCCACCCCAGACGGACGGTGGGTGATTTCCGGTTCCACGGACCAGACGATCAAAGTGTGGGAGTTGGAAACGGGTAAAAATCTGTTTACACTTACCGGACATCAAGGACGTGTCCGGGGATTGTCGGTCAGTCCCGACGGCAAACGCCTGGTTTCCGCCTCGGAAGACCGCACGTTAAAACTGTGGGATTTGGAAAGTCGCGAACTACTGGCGAGTTTTACCGGGGCCGATGCCTTGTGGTGCTGTGAGTTTGCGGCGGATGGCGATACGATCTTGGCCGGGGAACGGTCGGGACGAGTGCATCGCTTGAAGTTGGTTCACCCGGATTAG
- a CDS encoding AtpZ/AtpI family protein → MNHDRDRPEPWQEFRDTVDKKARRKLAARRDRYRSIWYGLGMYGLVGWSVVIPALLGIAAGIWIDTHFPSPYSWTLMGLFIGIVLGCLTAWYWIEKERQG, encoded by the coding sequence ATGAATCACGATCGCGATCGCCCGGAACCTTGGCAAGAATTTCGCGATACTGTCGATAAAAAAGCGAGGCGAAAATTAGCAGCCCGCCGCGATCGCTATCGCAGTATTTGGTATGGATTGGGAATGTATGGTTTAGTCGGTTGGTCTGTCGTTATTCCCGCATTACTGGGAATCGCGGCGGGGATTTGGATCGATACTCATTTTCCCAGTCCCTATTCTTGGACGTTGATGGGATTATTTATCGGCATTGTTTTAGGCTGTTTGACGGCGTGGTATTGGATCGAAAAAGAACGTCAAGGATAA
- the atpD gene encoding F0F1 ATP synthase subunit beta: MKVEEEPATVATAVNWGTVCSVRGSIIEAHFDESLPPIYTKLVAGEDRAIAIEVLAHLDPHTVQGVALTPVRGLARGEAIADTGHPLQVPVGDRLLGRMVNVFGEAIDRGEPILGGEWRSLHQAPVPLTGQATGSEILTTGIKAIDVLAPLERGGKAGLFGGAGVGKTVLITETIHNTIAQHEGVSLFCGIGERCREAEELYREMQDAGVLDRTVMVFGQMNESPGARFRVGHAALTIAEYFRDDAKQDVLLLIDNIFRFVQAGQEMSGLMGHLPSRVGYQPTLATELAELEERICNTASGAITSIQAVYVPADDFTDPAAVHTFAHLSASIVLSRKRASEGLYPAVDPLQSGSKMLAPHVVGDRHYQIAKAIRSTLANYEELKDIIAMLGIEELSQEDRQIVYRARRLERFLTQPFFSTQQFTGKPGRLVSLEDALDGCDRILNDEFSNYPESALYAIGSIDEAKEV, from the coding sequence GTGAAAGTTGAAGAGGAACCCGCAACTGTCGCCACGGCGGTGAATTGGGGAACGGTATGCAGTGTGCGCGGTAGTATTATCGAGGCTCACTTTGACGAAAGTCTGCCCCCGATTTATACCAAGTTGGTCGCCGGAGAAGACCGCGCGATCGCGATCGAGGTCTTGGCCCATTTAGACCCGCATACGGTCCAGGGCGTGGCATTAACCCCAGTACGCGGTCTGGCCCGGGGCGAGGCGATCGCCGATACCGGGCATCCCTTGCAAGTCCCCGTGGGCGATCGCCTCCTCGGACGCATGGTCAACGTGTTCGGCGAGGCGATCGATCGCGGCGAACCGATCCTCGGCGGCGAATGGCGATCGCTCCATCAAGCCCCCGTTCCCCTCACCGGACAGGCGACGGGTTCGGAAATTCTCACCACCGGAATTAAGGCGATCGACGTTCTGGCGCCCCTCGAACGCGGCGGCAAAGCCGGACTGTTCGGCGGCGCCGGAGTCGGCAAAACCGTGTTAATTACCGAAACCATCCACAACACGATCGCCCAACACGAAGGGGTCAGCCTCTTTTGTGGGATCGGCGAACGCTGTCGCGAAGCCGAAGAACTCTATCGCGAAATGCAAGACGCCGGAGTCCTCGATCGAACCGTGATGGTCTTCGGTCAGATGAACGAGTCTCCCGGCGCCCGCTTCCGCGTCGGTCACGCCGCCCTCACCATCGCCGAATATTTCCGCGACGACGCCAAACAAGACGTTCTGTTGCTGATCGATAATATCTTTCGCTTCGTCCAAGCCGGACAAGAAATGTCCGGTCTGATGGGACATTTGCCGTCTCGCGTCGGCTACCAACCCACCCTCGCCACCGAACTCGCCGAATTAGAAGAGCGCATTTGTAACACCGCCTCCGGCGCCATCACCTCCATTCAAGCCGTTTACGTCCCCGCCGACGACTTCACCGACCCCGCCGCCGTCCATACCTTCGCCCACCTCTCCGCGTCGATCGTCCTGTCGCGCAAACGGGCCAGCGAGGGCCTCTATCCCGCAGTGGATCCGTTGCAATCCGGCTCGAAAATGCTGGCGCCCCACGTGGTCGGCGATCGCCACTATCAAATTGCCAAAGCGATTCGTTCGACCTTGGCGAATTATGAGGAGTTGAAAGATATTATCGCCATGCTCGGTATTGAAGAATTATCTCAAGAAGATCGCCAAATTGTCTATCGCGCCCGACGGCTGGAACGGTTTTTAACTCAACCGTTTTTTTCTACCCAACAGTTTACAGGCAAACCGGGCCGATTGGTGTCTTTAGAGGATGCTTTGGACGGGTGCGATCGCATCCTCAACGATGAGTTTTCTAACTATCCGGAAAGTGCGCTGTATGCGATCGGGAGTATTGATGAAGCAAAGGAAGTTTAG